The following are encoded in a window of Rubellicoccus peritrichatus genomic DNA:
- the kdsB gene encoding 3-deoxy-manno-octulosonate cytidylyltransferase, whose protein sequence is MEIMSCVSVVIPARLESTRLPNKVLLEIGGKPMLERVWEQVSQMKSADEVFIATDSGLVAEAAESWGAKVALTSPDCPSGTDRIASILDKLSGDFILNVQGDEPFVPPALLEDLVEAFNQNPCDIVTPVFSIAEGEEILDPNLVKAVRTGSGRALYFSRGAVPHVRGSDHNHWPVEAIHWGHIGVYGYSRDVLAKYPGLSQSPLERVEKLEQLRFLENGFSIQTVVTEYRPIGVDTEEDLIRAREMIASI, encoded by the coding sequence ATGGAAATCATGTCGTGTGTTTCTGTTGTAATCCCCGCCAGACTGGAGTCTACAAGGCTCCCCAATAAGGTTTTGCTCGAAATTGGTGGAAAGCCGATGCTTGAGCGAGTATGGGAGCAAGTTTCTCAGATGAAATCTGCCGATGAAGTATTCATTGCAACGGATTCAGGTTTGGTTGCTGAGGCTGCTGAAAGTTGGGGCGCAAAGGTTGCTTTAACCAGTCCTGACTGTCCATCAGGAACGGATCGTATCGCTTCAATTCTGGATAAACTGTCAGGAGATTTTATTCTCAATGTCCAGGGAGATGAACCATTTGTCCCGCCCGCTTTGCTGGAGGATCTTGTCGAGGCTTTCAATCAGAACCCATGTGACATTGTGACTCCTGTTTTCTCAATCGCCGAGGGAGAGGAGATATTGGACCCCAATCTGGTCAAGGCGGTGAGAACAGGATCTGGTCGGGCTTTATATTTTTCGAGAGGTGCTGTCCCGCATGTTCGTGGTAGTGACCACAATCATTGGCCAGTTGAAGCCATACACTGGGGACACATTGGCGTTTATGGCTACAGTCGGGATGTGCTTGCCAAATATCCCGGATTGTCGCAAAGCCCACTTGAGAGGGTAGAGAAGCTGGAACAGCTCCGTTTTCTTGAGAATGGCTTTTCGATTCAAACGGTTGTAACAGAATATCGCCCAATTGGTGTTGATACCGAAGAAGACCTGATTCGGGCCAGGGAGATGATAGCAAGCATTTAG
- a CDS encoding glycosyltransferase family 1 protein, with the protein MFLIDLTHTSHCRAHTGVQRVSRSLYAELVKIEDILPICYDRFAKCWRPLSKEEMLYLEPPVNNSPDTARGTKWTLGQRSRGYLDSLKGRTPRLPIRQYSGLIVPEIFNTSVGAAYQELRPLLSGPMVAVCHDLLAINYPHLTPMGSVSRFPTYLEHLRQFDGIAANSVSTAHDLGAYWSSRNTDELPVIEPILLGTDDLKVEPFPASQNGKVRILCVGTLEARKNHETLLDAAEMLWKKGRSFELVMVGMVNLETGSKAMRRIISMEKQGLSVKWLGAISESRLHQEYAKAHFTVYPSIAEGFGLPVAESMRFGRACVTANNGAIAEIAQGGGCVMVDTASARAIADGMDQLISNDHLRRRLELEATSRELRSWSEYGTELISWLKVLASPEQKPAFQFEEAVIAKSV; encoded by the coding sequence ATGTTTCTGATCGACCTTACCCATACCAGCCATTGCCGCGCCCATACAGGCGTACAGCGTGTGAGCCGTAGCTTGTATGCTGAGTTGGTCAAGATTGAGGACATTTTACCCATCTGTTATGACCGGTTTGCTAAGTGCTGGAGGCCTTTGTCAAAGGAGGAAATGCTCTATTTAGAGCCTCCGGTTAACAATTCTCCGGATACTGCACGTGGAACCAAGTGGACTCTTGGTCAGCGTAGCCGTGGTTATCTGGACTCCTTGAAGGGACGCACCCCGCGCTTACCAATACGTCAGTATTCCGGCCTTATCGTGCCGGAAATATTCAATACCAGTGTTGGTGCGGCTTATCAGGAATTGAGGCCCTTGTTAAGTGGACCAATGGTAGCGGTTTGCCATGATTTACTGGCTATCAACTATCCGCATTTGACGCCAATGGGGTCTGTTTCTCGCTTTCCAACCTATCTTGAGCATTTGCGTCAATTTGATGGGATTGCAGCGAACTCTGTCTCAACAGCCCACGATCTTGGCGCTTACTGGTCTTCTCGAAATACCGATGAATTACCAGTGATTGAGCCAATTTTACTTGGGACTGACGATCTCAAAGTTGAACCATTTCCAGCATCCCAGAATGGCAAGGTAAGGATTCTTTGTGTTGGCACCCTCGAAGCTCGCAAGAATCACGAAACTTTACTGGATGCGGCAGAAATGCTTTGGAAAAAAGGACGAAGCTTTGAGCTTGTTATGGTTGGTATGGTTAACTTGGAGACGGGTTCCAAAGCCATGCGTAGGATTATTTCGATGGAGAAACAGGGTTTGTCAGTGAAATGGTTGGGAGCCATTAGTGAAAGCCGGCTTCATCAAGAGTATGCAAAGGCCCATTTTACGGTTTATCCATCGATTGCTGAAGGTTTTGGTCTCCCAGTGGCAGAAAGTATGCGATTTGGCCGTGCATGTGTAACAGCGAATAACGGGGCTATCGCCGAAATTGCTCAAGGCGGTGGCTGTGTCATGGTCGATACAGCGTCTGCTCGCGCAATTGCCGATGGAATGGACCAATTGATAAGTAATGATCACCTTAGAAGGCGATTAGAACTCGAGGCAACCAGCCGTGAGCTTCGTTCATGGAGCGAGTACGGTACAGAACTGATCAGCTGGTTGAAAGTGTTGGCCAGTCCGGAGCAAAAGCCTGCATTCCAATTTGAGGAAGCAGTGATTGCTAAATCCGTATAA
- the menC gene encoding o-succinylbenzoate synthase, whose amino-acid sequence MRHKLEWRRYSRRFIKTLAVSGYDWATREGIIVKLTSEDGRIGFGEIAPVPWFPVESLEAAERRLAGLGEYWEDTKEVADNSDFPCTSFGLRCASGWLNGFQPVHEQLHIAGLLPAGKEAVKRVEGLLDEGFSTFKWKIGVDDRESEWRWAEQIFRLIHGRGVLRLDANGGLSSEDFEGWCRFLGEFPVEFVEQPLPVGKEREAFDIGRNYSISVAFDESVCKLESLERLSQEFSDAVFVIKPSQTGDPLRLSRWVVEHPLIRRIYSSAFETCIGFSHVFHLAALDTHAAEACGFGGVALMENDGLGLASSGPLLPTNSIQPIDFQTLWNQL is encoded by the coding sequence GTGAGGCATAAACTTGAATGGCGGCGTTATTCGCGGCGGTTTATCAAAACGTTGGCGGTGTCAGGCTATGATTGGGCTACACGTGAGGGAATCATTGTCAAATTGACCAGTGAAGATGGTCGTATTGGCTTTGGTGAGATTGCGCCTGTCCCATGGTTTCCAGTGGAATCATTGGAGGCGGCGGAAAGACGGTTAGCCGGACTAGGTGAGTATTGGGAAGATACCAAAGAAGTTGCAGATAATTCTGACTTTCCCTGCACAAGTTTTGGATTACGGTGCGCCAGTGGCTGGTTGAATGGATTTCAACCTGTTCATGAGCAGTTGCACATTGCAGGACTCTTACCTGCGGGCAAGGAGGCTGTGAAAAGGGTAGAAGGTCTTTTGGACGAAGGCTTTTCAACCTTCAAATGGAAAATTGGTGTTGATGATCGGGAATCAGAGTGGCGCTGGGCTGAGCAGATATTCCGTCTTATTCATGGGCGTGGTGTTTTGCGGCTTGATGCCAATGGGGGACTCAGTAGCGAAGACTTCGAAGGATGGTGCCGTTTCCTCGGTGAGTTTCCTGTAGAGTTTGTCGAACAACCTCTGCCTGTTGGAAAAGAGAGAGAGGCCTTTGACATTGGTCGGAACTATTCCATCTCGGTCGCTTTCGATGAGTCGGTTTGCAAGCTGGAGTCTCTTGAGCGTTTATCTCAGGAGTTTTCGGATGCAGTTTTTGTAATTAAGCCAAGTCAGACAGGCGATCCGCTGCGATTGTCACGTTGGGTAGTGGAACACCCTTTGATACGGCGCATTTACTCTTCTGCTTTTGAAACGTGCATCGGTTTTAGTCATGTTTTTCATTTGGCAGCGTTGGACACGCACGCAGCTGAAGCATGTGGTTTTGGCGGAGTAGCGTTGATGGAAAACGATGGTTTGGGACTGGCATCAAGTGGACCACTTTTGCCTACCAACAGTATACAACCGATAGATTTTCAGACATTGTGGAATCAACTTTAG
- a CDS encoding aminotransferase class I/II-fold pyridoxal phosphate-dependent enzyme, producing MFSVFSKTTNAVTRRCQDDEMTKLRKKYDVYYHTFERQVGSRVWEDGKEMVMLSSNDYLGLSTHPKVIEAGKRALDEWGSSTTGARLANGSRGYHIELEEKLAEFLGKEACHVSVAGYISCMSSIQAFAQKGDLILVDRNVHSSLWSGIGLTQGKVERFAHNNPSDLAEVLSYEKPETPKFVVFEGVYSMEGHISPIQEIVEVCRDQNCFFVLDDAHGFGVLGSSGRGSADHCGATDDIDILTGSFSKALSSTGGFVAGSKDVIEYLRTHSKQTIFSASLSPVQAYCASASLDILQNEPEHLERLWANTRRYKAILESLGLDTWGSETPAIPIVLGSKERVYRFWQHLRERGLFTVMSIAPAVPPGKDLIRTSISARHTDEDFEKIEEAMAYAARRI from the coding sequence ATGTTTTCAGTTTTTTCCAAAACCACCAATGCGGTTACTCGTCGTTGCCAAGACGACGAAATGACTAAGCTTCGAAAGAAATATGACGTTTACTACCATACGTTTGAGCGTCAGGTAGGCTCGCGTGTCTGGGAAGATGGCAAGGAGATGGTCATGCTTTCGAGCAATGATTACCTCGGCCTCAGCACTCATCCTAAGGTAATAGAGGCCGGGAAGCGGGCTCTGGACGAATGGGGGAGTAGTACAACTGGCGCACGCCTGGCCAACGGCAGTCGGGGTTACCATATTGAACTGGAGGAGAAATTGGCCGAATTTTTAGGGAAAGAGGCCTGCCATGTTAGTGTCGCGGGCTATATTTCCTGTATGTCTTCCATTCAGGCATTTGCTCAGAAAGGTGACCTGATTCTGGTTGATCGCAACGTGCATTCTTCACTTTGGTCGGGTATCGGTTTGACTCAGGGGAAGGTTGAGCGCTTTGCCCATAATAATCCAAGTGACCTGGCTGAGGTGCTATCTTACGAAAAACCGGAAACTCCGAAATTTGTAGTTTTCGAAGGTGTTTACTCGATGGAGGGGCATATTTCTCCGATTCAGGAGATTGTTGAGGTGTGTCGAGACCAGAATTGTTTCTTCGTTCTGGATGACGCCCATGGGTTTGGCGTTTTAGGTAGCAGCGGTCGTGGCTCCGCAGATCATTGCGGTGCTACGGATGACATTGACATACTTACTGGCAGCTTTTCAAAAGCGTTGAGCAGCACTGGTGGTTTTGTGGCTGGTTCAAAAGATGTCATCGAGTATCTTCGTACACATTCAAAGCAGACAATATTCAGTGCTTCGTTGAGCCCTGTTCAGGCTTATTGCGCAAGTGCATCACTTGATATTCTCCAGAATGAACCAGAGCATCTGGAGCGTCTTTGGGCGAACACACGCCGTTACAAGGCCATTCTTGAAAGCTTAGGCCTTGATACATGGGGTAGCGAAACGCCCGCAATTCCCATTGTTTTAGGATCTAAGGAAAGAGTTTATCGTTTTTGGCAGCATCTGCGTGAGCGTGGGCTTTTTACAGTTATGTCTATTGCGCCTGCGGTTCCCCCGGGCAAGGATCTGATACGAACATCGATCTCAGCAAGGCATACTGATGAAGATTTTGAAAAAATCGAAGAAGCAATGGCATACGCAGCACGGCGTATCTGA
- a CDS encoding AMP-binding protein, which yields MESTLASIRKRLSCPWVVDLSHNSAIAHFDEMLGLIGDDSETVILAENDDKRFLFGLLAAVAKGNPLVLAKADWPKTLWSDVPDLGLATVLGSTMKPQCGLGEDNPDAGSILIATGGSGGKLRFVVHTWASLVAAVQGYQQFFQRDAINCVSLLPLHHVGGLMPCLRTFVSGGRLILGSWKVIESGLFPNLPSNDFHISLVPTQLSRLLKTAGGIDWLCGFEAVLIGGGPSSQALLNNAHDAGIRVHVAYGMTETAGTIALQRPQSFVRGQVIQGELLPHLNLRINDSEILLSGKSLSSTYWGSSEEPAEWFFTGDEGSLSADGRLTVSGRKGRWINTGGEKVDPNLVEQALLATGFCSQAVVFGLPDPDWGESVSAILVGKSADEGPMLQLLRNKLPAFMIPKKVVWTEEIPRTSIGKPNLQAIREMVSG from the coding sequence GTGGAATCAACTTTAGCCAGCATTCGAAAGCGTCTCTCTTGTCCATGGGTTGTTGATTTGTCGCACAACTCTGCGATAGCGCATTTCGATGAAATGTTGGGTTTGATCGGCGATGATTCGGAGACGGTGATTCTGGCGGAGAATGACGATAAGCGATTTCTATTTGGTCTCCTTGCTGCCGTTGCTAAAGGAAATCCATTGGTGTTAGCCAAGGCGGATTGGCCAAAAACTTTATGGAGTGATGTTCCTGATCTCGGATTGGCGACTGTTTTGGGATCCACCATGAAACCCCAGTGTGGATTAGGGGAAGACAATCCCGATGCTGGTTCTATTCTCATTGCGACTGGAGGCAGTGGGGGCAAGTTGCGTTTCGTGGTTCATACATGGGCTTCGCTGGTTGCTGCGGTGCAAGGCTATCAGCAATTTTTCCAAAGGGACGCCATTAATTGTGTCAGTTTGCTGCCCTTACATCACGTGGGCGGTTTGATGCCTTGCCTGAGAACCTTTGTCTCAGGGGGTAGGCTTATTCTGGGAAGCTGGAAAGTGATTGAGTCAGGTTTGTTCCCAAATCTTCCATCGAATGATTTCCATATCTCGCTTGTACCAACCCAGCTTAGTCGACTGCTAAAAACCGCAGGTGGCATTGATTGGCTTTGTGGCTTTGAAGCAGTATTGATTGGTGGAGGACCTTCCTCTCAAGCACTGCTTAATAATGCCCATGATGCGGGAATTCGCGTACATGTTGCTTACGGTATGACTGAGACGGCTGGGACGATTGCGCTTCAGCGTCCGCAGTCTTTTGTCAGAGGACAAGTCATTCAGGGCGAACTATTACCCCACTTAAATCTGCGCATCAACGATAGCGAAATCCTGCTGTCGGGTAAAAGTCTTTCGTCGACTTACTGGGGATCTTCAGAAGAACCTGCCGAATGGTTTTTTACTGGCGATGAAGGAAGTCTGAGTGCTGATGGGAGACTGACGGTTTCCGGCAGAAAAGGGAGATGGATCAATACAGGTGGTGAAAAGGTCGATCCGAATTTGGTTGAGCAAGCATTATTGGCGACAGGCTTTTGCAGCCAGGCAGTTGTTTTTGGTTTACCTGATCCAGATTGGGGAGAGTCCGTATCAGCGATTCTGGTTGGGAAGAGTGCTGACGAAGGTCCAATGCTTCAGTTACTTCGTAATAAGCTACCGGCTTTCATGATTCCTAAGAAAGTCGTTTGGACCGAGGAGATTCCAAGGACATCGATTGGCAAACCTAATCTTCAAGCAATCAGGGAAATGGTTTCCGGCTAA
- a CDS encoding KpsF/GutQ family sugar-phosphate isomerase produces the protein MSEIPDNKSLLEIAGHCLRQEAEALQALQGRLGESFLKAVEMLRSHNGKIVICGMGKSGHIAQKIAATLSSTGTPTIFLHAGEARHGDLGIYHPGDPTILISKSGSTAEIVHLIPVLKDFNSPIIAIVGNLNSEIARCADAVLDASVAQEADPLGLAPTASTVTALAMGDALASALMAAKGFQGDDFARLHPAGQLGRNLLNRVADVMKTQDEVAWLSAEATLREVVIALTRFPQGACCVVDADSRLLGIITDGDIRRMMEKTDDFHGVRATDIMTADPITVLQGSSLADALKLMEDRPRQIYVLPVLDDDSSRCLGLLRLHDVYQPQWK, from the coding sequence ATGTCGGAAATACCCGATAACAAAAGTCTTTTAGAGATTGCTGGGCATTGTTTGCGTCAGGAGGCTGAGGCCTTGCAGGCCTTACAAGGCCGGTTGGGCGAATCTTTTCTCAAGGCCGTCGAAATGCTTCGCAGTCACAATGGCAAGATTGTCATCTGTGGTATGGGTAAGAGTGGTCATATTGCTCAGAAAATTGCTGCAACCTTGTCGAGTACTGGCACACCAACAATTTTTCTCCATGCAGGTGAAGCACGCCATGGTGATCTGGGAATCTATCATCCAGGAGATCCTACAATCCTTATTTCCAAAAGTGGCAGTACGGCAGAAATCGTTCATTTGATTCCTGTTTTAAAGGATTTTAATTCGCCAATCATTGCGATTGTTGGAAACCTGAATAGCGAGATCGCACGCTGCGCCGATGCGGTTTTGGATGCGTCTGTTGCGCAAGAGGCTGACCCTCTTGGGCTTGCGCCCACAGCTAGCACTGTGACTGCGCTTGCAATGGGCGATGCTCTGGCCTCGGCTCTCATGGCTGCCAAGGGGTTTCAGGGCGACGATTTTGCTCGTTTGCATCCAGCAGGGCAGCTGGGGAGGAACCTATTGAATCGGGTCGCTGATGTCATGAAGACTCAGGACGAGGTCGCATGGCTTTCGGCTGAGGCTACTTTGCGTGAAGTTGTGATTGCACTGACTCGATTCCCACAAGGAGCCTGTTGTGTTGTGGACGCGGATTCCCGTTTACTCGGAATCATTACCGATGGAGATATTCGGCGTATGATGGAGAAAACGGATGACTTTCACGGCGTTCGCGCCACGGATATTATGACGGCCGATCCGATCACCGTTTTGCAAGGCTCATCGCTGGCAGATGCCTTGAAGCTTATGGAAGATCGCCCACGCCAGATATATGTCCTCCCGGTTTTGGATGATGACAGCAGCAGGTGCCTTGGTCTTTTGCGCCTTCACGATGTATATCAGCCGCAATGGAAGTAA
- a CDS encoding 3'-5' exonuclease, translating to MSLLGKDDEIQIYRESFDETWADGTPINQVRYIVLDTETTGLDPRKDSIVTIGAVAVEDGSICLDDQFEALLRISHNTSSVVVHGITRDDANEEGMDEVLALRLLLGYLRDGVIVGHHIGFDVDIISEHCQRRFGLSLENRWIDTMELTLHLEDAGAFGPPPDNGGRGHDFSLDGLCRRFDIQPHDRHTAAGDAFITAQIFMKLLRQAKQYGRRTLGSLCERYEDPSATPQA from the coding sequence ATGAGCCTGCTGGGAAAAGACGACGAAATTCAAATTTACCGCGAATCCTTTGACGAAACCTGGGCAGACGGGACTCCCATCAACCAAGTCCGCTACATCGTCTTGGATACTGAGACGACAGGGCTCGATCCACGCAAGGATTCAATTGTAACGATCGGTGCCGTCGCAGTCGAAGATGGTTCCATCTGCCTTGATGACCAGTTTGAAGCTTTGTTGCGAATCAGCCACAATACCTCATCCGTTGTTGTACACGGCATCACTCGCGATGATGCAAACGAGGAAGGCATGGATGAAGTGCTGGCTCTTCGTCTGCTTCTGGGCTATCTCAGGGATGGTGTTATTGTCGGACACCACATTGGATTTGATGTCGATATTATCAGCGAACACTGCCAACGGCGGTTCGGCCTATCACTTGAAAATCGGTGGATTGATACGATGGAGCTAACGCTTCACCTGGAAGATGCAGGCGCATTTGGACCGCCTCCGGATAATGGCGGACGGGGCCATGATTTCTCACTCGATGGCCTCTGTCGCCGTTTTGATATTCAACCTCACGACCGTCATACCGCGGCGGGAGATGCCTTCATCACAGCTCAGATTTTCATGAAGCTACTTCGTCAAGCCAAACAGTATGGACGCCGAACCCTCGGGTCTCTCTGCGAACGTTACGAAGACCCATCGGCCACTCCCCAGGCATGA
- a CDS encoding glycosyltransferase family 2 protein — translation MLLSVVVPCFNEVETIEQVLKAIAASPVFPRHGLELIVVDDCSVDGTRKFLEEHSDLYGKLLTHDVNQGKGAALRTGLAAATGDIVIIQDADLEYDPREYSILINPIIDGKADAVFGSRFLGGGPHRVVYFWHMLGNKFLTLLSNMFTNINLTDMETCYKVFRRDLLKTFSIEENRFGFEPEITAKLARQNCIIFEVGISYYGRTYAEGKKIGWRDGVRAIYAILKYNLWAK, via the coding sequence ATGCTATTGTCGGTTGTCGTCCCGTGTTTCAATGAAGTTGAGACGATAGAACAGGTTTTGAAGGCCATTGCTGCCAGTCCGGTTTTTCCACGGCATGGTCTTGAGCTGATTGTTGTTGATGATTGTTCAGTAGATGGCACGCGTAAGTTTCTTGAAGAGCACAGTGATTTGTATGGAAAATTGCTGACTCATGACGTGAACCAGGGCAAAGGAGCGGCGCTGAGAACCGGGTTAGCAGCAGCAACCGGTGATATCGTCATCATTCAGGATGCTGACCTCGAGTACGACCCGCGCGAATATTCGATTCTCATCAACCCGATTATCGATGGGAAAGCGGATGCTGTGTTCGGTTCACGCTTCCTTGGGGGAGGACCACATCGCGTCGTGTATTTCTGGCATATGCTGGGTAATAAATTTTTGACCTTGCTCTCCAACATGTTCACTAATATCAACTTAACTGATATGGAAACGTGTTATAAGGTTTTCCGGCGCGATCTGCTGAAGACATTCAGTATTGAGGAAAATCGCTTCGGTTTTGAGCCGGAAATAACCGCCAAGCTTGCTCGACAGAATTGTATTATTTTCGAAGTTGGAATCAGTTATTACGGACGGACTTATGCCGAAGGTAAAAAAATTGGTTGGAGAGACGGGGTTCGCGCCATCTACGCGATTTTAAAGTATAACCTCTGGGCAAAATGA
- a CDS encoding DUF294 nucleotidyltransferase-like domain-containing protein, with protein sequence MKTSSISLRVADFLKGYPPFNFMEEEDLLRLAGSGRVKFHESEEIVFEEGLERESWFYVIQKGTVNLFKKNGKREELTDVRVEGNLLGMLWDLDTDVYLSTARTTSDTILYRLPLDPLIELAEKIPKVKAFLKSYYSKTPGSEEANEGINEAPSDWLKYIGPAKERAARNLLTCSANDPIKSVARAVAPGCQEAVVVVDSQRRPIGVITESDLSGKVATGDIAIDAPASALMSSPVVTIKPGLTAGELLLKMLHFRVHHLCVTADGTDQTPIIGILTERNLSLLHGRLPTILTNEIQVAKTTEELAKARERTDELVFYYLETEAPIPWIASFVAEIDGAITERALDLAQEKLSRRGQNGPGTPFCWLAFHSEGRRERLLRSPQRSGIIFTDPDQGTGEATAAYYRDLACEVRDILKVCGFLLEPNERRADNPRWCRPLSTWKGYYTAWIKDPIENEILRQTPFFDLRIIAGEKSLGDELIEHIQSELGKHPNFIPLLANDAMENLPPVTIFRDSVMDKSGMLWSSIDTKAHALYPMVDLARVMALQFGLSDTTSTIERFQKLKELVPEEAKLFGEAAEAFQFALLIQTRFGLSRGDEGQFIRPGELNLIQKEQIKTLFRTVARLLEFAAERFGLVPISEEK encoded by the coding sequence ATGAAAACATCCAGCATATCCCTTAGAGTTGCAGACTTTCTCAAAGGCTATCCTCCTTTCAATTTCATGGAAGAAGAGGACCTGCTTCGCCTGGCTGGATCTGGCCGGGTAAAGTTTCACGAATCTGAAGAAATTGTCTTCGAAGAAGGTCTTGAGCGCGAAAGCTGGTTCTATGTAATCCAAAAAGGAACGGTAAACCTCTTCAAAAAGAACGGAAAAAGAGAGGAGTTAACAGACGTCCGGGTCGAAGGTAATCTCCTCGGCATGCTCTGGGATCTGGATACCGATGTATACCTTTCTACCGCACGAACCACTTCCGACACGATTTTATATCGCCTGCCGCTAGATCCATTGATCGAGCTGGCCGAAAAGATCCCTAAGGTAAAAGCATTCCTCAAGTCCTACTACTCTAAAACCCCAGGATCAGAGGAAGCCAATGAAGGCATCAATGAAGCGCCAAGCGATTGGTTAAAATACATTGGTCCAGCCAAAGAGCGTGCTGCTCGCAACCTACTCACATGCAGTGCCAACGATCCCATTAAATCAGTGGCCAGAGCAGTCGCTCCAGGTTGTCAGGAGGCAGTGGTGGTGGTTGACTCTCAACGACGGCCAATCGGCGTGATCACCGAGAGTGATTTAAGCGGTAAAGTCGCAACAGGTGACATTGCAATAGATGCTCCAGCCTCAGCGTTGATGTCCAGCCCGGTCGTGACCATTAAGCCTGGCTTAACCGCTGGAGAACTTCTCTTGAAGATGCTTCATTTTCGTGTCCATCACCTCTGTGTGACAGCTGACGGGACAGATCAGACACCCATTATCGGCATTTTAACAGAACGTAACCTCTCTCTACTTCACGGCCGTCTACCAACTATTTTAACAAACGAAATTCAGGTTGCCAAAACCACAGAGGAACTGGCAAAGGCTCGTGAACGTACCGATGAACTTGTCTTTTACTATCTCGAAACCGAAGCCCCGATTCCATGGATTGCTTCTTTCGTAGCCGAGATTGACGGTGCGATTACGGAGAGAGCACTCGACCTCGCCCAGGAAAAATTGAGCAGAAGAGGCCAAAACGGCCCTGGCACACCATTCTGCTGGCTGGCTTTCCACTCTGAAGGAAGACGGGAGCGTTTGCTTCGTTCACCACAGCGCAGTGGCATCATATTTACCGATCCTGATCAGGGAACCGGTGAAGCCACTGCCGCTTACTACAGAGATCTTGCCTGCGAAGTCCGTGATATCCTGAAAGTTTGTGGTTTCCTGTTAGAGCCCAATGAGCGCCGAGCAGATAACCCGCGATGGTGTCGTCCCCTGTCCACTTGGAAAGGCTATTATACGGCTTGGATTAAAGACCCAATTGAGAATGAAATTTTACGGCAAACACCGTTCTTCGACTTGCGTATTATTGCAGGTGAGAAATCTCTGGGCGATGAACTCATCGAACACATTCAAAGCGAGTTGGGCAAACATCCCAATTTCATCCCACTACTCGCCAATGATGCGATGGAAAACCTGCCGCCCGTAACCATCTTTCGAGACTCGGTCATGGACAAAAGCGGCATGCTATGGAGCAGTATTGATACAAAAGCCCATGCACTCTACCCAATGGTTGATCTGGCTCGCGTCATGGCACTGCAGTTTGGTCTTTCTGATACAACCTCTACGATTGAGCGCTTCCAAAAACTAAAAGAACTCGTTCCGGAAGAAGCAAAGCTCTTTGGAGAAGCGGCCGAAGCCTTCCAATTTGCCCTCTTAATTCAAACCCGGTTTGGTCTGAGTCGTGGAGATGAAGGACAGTTTATCCGACCAGGCGAACTCAACCTGATCCAAAAAGAGCAAATCAAAACGCTCTTCAGGACCGTCGCCCGACTTTTGGAATTTGCTGCTGAACGTTTTGGCTTGGTGCCAATTTCAGAAGAGAAATAG